Proteins encoded together in one Luteimonas fraxinea window:
- a CDS encoding DUF2388 domain-containing protein: MVRTALVLLLTGLSASAFAGSFAGTSAGASSGGSSASSGSTSGDDKVVLQAREDAAGFVASDGRIRGARLEAALRHLRETQSAARDASDLALAQAILAR; the protein is encoded by the coding sequence ATGGTCCGTACCGCACTCGTTCTTCTGCTGACCGGTCTGTCCGCGTCGGCGTTCGCCGGCAGTTTCGCCGGCACCAGCGCGGGCGCCTCGTCCGGCGGGTCGTCAGCGTCGTCGGGCAGCACGTCCGGCGATGACAAGGTGGTGCTGCAGGCGCGCGAAGACGCCGCCGGCTTCGTTGCCAGTGACGGCCGCATCCGCGGCGCGCGACTGGAGGCGGCATTGCGTCATCTGCGCGAGACGCAGAGCGCCGCGCGCGACGCGTCCGATCTCGCACTCGCTCAGGCGATCCTGGCGCGTTGA
- a CDS encoding DUF4105 domain-containing protein, whose amino-acid sequence MRQARVQLRAALFVVAVLLAPVASAAGWSVAQQAAGAPLTAAESARADAAIADAQARLPPNWRDAPGLDVVIDWREDLPDAVHGRTFGAHLRLQRALLTDDAAAQPLQAALLHEFAHRYDRSTHGSLSRDPRLLDLAGWPQRPLRFGLRVRDNAMRDRSPDAYELASPAEFVAVNLEHFLLDAEYACRRPALHAYFATHFDWAPPQADCTQDLPFVEAEPGADVAPLLALDPARVYAVDYLLAEGNARPMSRWGHSMLRLVICAPGRAPGPDCRLDLAHHRALSFRAFVDDVQISSLRGLTGRYPSRLFVLPLDQVIDEYTRIELRGLQSIPLQLSPDEIASLLTQAANLHWSYDGRYYFVGNNCAVETWKLLKTGVPRLADARLRSITPTGLLRKLVRSGDADQSVLDREDAVRAGYYFPSADAEYQALLDIARAVQPLPVARVDDWLKLPPDARAPWLADAQLRDGAALLVLEHAARRREELRLRDVLKRQLPDPRHAADAAPAIATLRALLAAGNSLSRPAQLLGTGYGLPQPAELAVLQDDVETRAQGLRGLRGQLENEARAALAPEAQARISALDRNVDALGARLRALHREAGGLQLD is encoded by the coding sequence ATCCGGCAGGCGCGTGTGCAACTGCGCGCCGCCCTGTTCGTTGTTGCAGTGCTGCTGGCGCCCGTCGCGTCGGCGGCCGGCTGGTCGGTCGCACAACAGGCAGCCGGCGCGCCGCTGACGGCCGCCGAGTCGGCGCGTGCCGACGCCGCGATCGCCGACGCCCAGGCGCGATTGCCACCGAACTGGCGTGACGCGCCGGGGCTCGATGTCGTCATCGACTGGCGCGAGGATCTGCCTGACGCCGTACACGGTCGCACCTTCGGCGCCCATCTGCGTCTGCAACGTGCGCTGTTGACCGATGACGCGGCAGCGCAGCCCCTGCAGGCTGCATTGCTGCACGAATTCGCCCATCGCTACGACCGCTCGACTCATGGCAGTCTGTCGCGCGATCCACGATTGCTTGATCTCGCAGGCTGGCCCCAGCGCCCACTGCGCTTCGGCTTGCGCGTGCGCGACAACGCGATGCGCGATCGCAGTCCCGATGCCTACGAGCTCGCATCGCCGGCCGAGTTCGTCGCGGTCAATCTCGAACACTTTCTGCTCGACGCCGAGTACGCCTGTCGGCGCCCAGCGCTGCACGCCTACTTCGCGACGCACTTTGACTGGGCGCCGCCGCAGGCGGATTGCACGCAGGATCTGCCGTTCGTCGAGGCCGAGCCGGGTGCCGACGTCGCGCCGTTGCTCGCGCTGGATCCGGCGCGCGTCTACGCCGTCGACTACCTGCTTGCAGAGGGCAACGCCCGGCCGATGAGCCGCTGGGGCCACAGCATGCTGCGGCTGGTGATCTGCGCACCCGGCCGCGCGCCGGGGCCTGACTGCCGCCTCGATCTCGCGCATCACCGCGCGCTGTCGTTCCGCGCCTTCGTCGACGATGTACAGATCTCCAGCCTGCGCGGACTGACAGGACGCTATCCCTCGCGCTTGTTCGTGTTGCCGCTCGACCAGGTGATCGACGAGTACACGCGCATCGAGTTGCGCGGCTTGCAGTCGATTCCGCTGCAGCTGTCGCCGGACGAAATCGCCTCGTTGCTGACGCAGGCCGCGAACCTGCACTGGAGCTACGACGGGCGTTACTACTTCGTCGGCAACAACTGCGCGGTCGAGACCTGGAAGCTGCTGAAGACCGGCGTGCCGCGTCTGGCCGACGCACGGCTGCGCAGCATCACGCCGACCGGCTTGCTGCGGAAACTCGTGCGCAGTGGCGATGCGGATCAGAGCGTGCTCGACCGCGAGGATGCGGTGCGTGCCGGTTACTACTTTCCGTCTGCGGATGCGGAGTACCAGGCGCTGCTGGACATCGCTCGCGCGGTGCAGCCGTTGCCGGTTGCGCGGGTCGATGACTGGCTGAAACTACCGCCGGATGCGCGCGCGCCCTGGCTCGCGGACGCGCAGCTGCGCGATGGCGCGGCGCTGCTGGTGTTGGAGCATGCGGCGCGGCGACGGGAGGAACTGCGGCTGCGCGATGTACTCAAGCGTCAGTTGCCCGATCCGCGGCACGCGGCGGATGCGGCGCCGGCCATCGCGACCCTGCGCGCATTGCTGGCGGCGGGAAACAGCCTCAGTCGGCCGGCGCAGCTGCTGGGGACCGGCTACGGCTTGCCTCAGCCGGCCGAACTCGCGGTGCTACAGGACGATGTGGAAACGCGTGCGCAAGGGCTGCGCGGACTGCGTGGACAGCTTGAGAATGAAGCGCGCGCGGCATTGGCGCCCGAGGCACAGGCGCGAATCTCGGCGCTGGACCGGAACGTGGATGCGCTGGGTGCGCGGCTGCGCGCGCTGCATCGAGAGGCGGGTGGGCTGCAGCTGGATTGA
- the efpL gene encoding elongation factor P-like protein EfpL, whose translation MKAYDVKKGNVIEHNGTVYQVRDIERSAPQGRGGGLKMRFTLYSVPGGNKFDLNIGGDDDLKEVELQRRQATFSYKDGDAFVFMDDEDYTPYTLDADVVGDASGYITDALSGCYVQIIDEQPVGLQLPPNVVLEVIETPPELKGGTATKRPKPAKLNTGIEIQVPEYITNGERILVSTSTGEFGGRAD comes from the coding sequence ATGAAAGCCTACGACGTCAAGAAAGGAAACGTGATCGAACACAACGGCACCGTCTATCAGGTGCGTGATATCGAGCGCAGCGCGCCGCAGGGTCGCGGCGGCGGACTCAAGATGCGTTTCACGCTCTACAGCGTGCCGGGCGGCAACAAGTTCGACCTCAACATCGGCGGCGACGACGATCTGAAGGAAGTCGAACTGCAGCGCCGGCAGGCGACGTTCTCGTACAAAGACGGCGACGCGTTCGTGTTCATGGATGACGAGGACTACACGCCTTACACGCTCGACGCCGACGTCGTGGGCGACGCCAGCGGCTACATCACCGATGCGTTGTCGGGCTGCTACGTGCAGATCATCGACGAACAACCGGTCGGATTGCAGCTGCCGCCGAACGTGGTTCTGGAAGTGATCGAGACGCCGCCCGAACTGAAGGGCGGGACAGCGACCAAGCGCCCGAAACCGGCAAAGCTCAACACCGGCATCGAAATCCAGGTCCCGGAATACATCACCAACGGTGAGAGGATCCTGGTCAGCACCAGTACCGGCGAATTTGGCGGTCGCGCGGACTGA
- a CDS encoding retropepsin-like aspartic protease produces the protein MRRSVPTSWIACGLAALLCSLPVTAREAAPTALAAALTPAGYTAVPMTRHGDSHLTVDVRVNGVAGTFILDTGAGRTVIDRAAQSRFDEGRDVVAGGQATGAGGTGMAISALPGNRLRIGDYRDDAFTVHILALDHVNAAFSQRGEAPVDGVIGADILERGGAVIDYPNLRLYLRNPAAADAAASSPSSSEQR, from the coding sequence ATGCGCCGCTCCGTCCCGACATCGTGGATCGCGTGTGGACTGGCTGCACTGCTGTGCAGCCTCCCGGTGACCGCACGCGAAGCAGCGCCGACGGCGCTCGCCGCCGCGCTGACGCCGGCGGGCTACACCGCGGTGCCCATGACGCGGCACGGCGATTCGCATCTGACCGTCGACGTGCGCGTCAATGGCGTGGCCGGTACTTTCATTCTCGACACCGGCGCAGGCCGCACCGTCATCGACCGCGCGGCGCAGTCGCGCTTCGATGAGGGCCGAGACGTGGTGGCCGGCGGCCAGGCGACCGGTGCCGGCGGCACGGGCATGGCGATCAGCGCCCTGCCCGGCAACCGCCTGCGTATCGGCGATTACCGCGACGATGCGTTCACCGTGCACATCCTGGCGCTCGACCATGTCAACGCCGCGTTCTCGCAGCGTGGCGAGGCGCCGGTCGACGGCGTGATCGGTGCCGACATCCTCGAACGCGGCGGCGCCGTGATCGACTATCCCAACCTGCGGCTCTATCTCCGCAACCCGGCTGCCGCGGACGCGGCGGCGTCCTCTCCATCCAGCAGCGAACAACGATGA
- a CDS encoding SDR family oxidoreductase: MTPDSVRALITGGVSGLGLAVARHLVAGGGKVVLFDVNDDKGAEAVAALGDANARYLRTDVTDEGGVVANVAAAREFLGGLNVAVNCAGILGAGRVLGREAPMPLETFSRTVMVNLVGSFNVAKAAAAAMQGNEPGEDGERGVIVNTASVAAYEGQIGQAAYSASKGGVVAMTLPMARELSRFGIRVNTIAPGIFWTPMVDGMPDEVQQSLSASIPFPSRLGRPEEFAELVAYIVGSRYINGETIRLDGAVRLAPK, from the coding sequence ATGACGCCCGATTCCGTCCGCGCCCTCATCACCGGTGGCGTCTCCGGCCTCGGCCTCGCCGTGGCCCGCCACCTCGTCGCCGGCGGCGGCAAGGTCGTGCTGTTCGACGTCAACGACGACAAGGGTGCCGAAGCGGTGGCCGCACTCGGCGACGCCAATGCGCGCTATCTGCGCACCGACGTGACCGACGAAGGCGGCGTGGTCGCGAACGTCGCCGCCGCGCGCGAATTCCTCGGCGGGCTCAACGTCGCCGTGAACTGCGCCGGCATCCTCGGCGCCGGCCGCGTGCTCGGCCGCGAAGCGCCGATGCCGCTGGAGACCTTCAGCCGCACGGTCATGGTGAATCTCGTCGGCAGCTTCAATGTGGCCAAGGCCGCGGCGGCCGCGATGCAGGGCAACGAGCCGGGCGAAGACGGCGAGCGTGGCGTGATCGTCAACACCGCATCGGTCGCGGCGTACGAAGGCCAGATCGGCCAGGCGGCGTACTCGGCGTCCAAGGGCGGCGTGGTCGCGATGACCCTGCCAATGGCACGCGAACTTTCGCGCTTCGGCATCCGCGTCAACACGATCGCACCGGGCATCTTCTGGACGCCGATGGTCGACGGCATGCCGGACGAGGTGCAGCAGTCGCTGTCGGCCTCGATCCCGTTCCCGTCGCGTCTGGGTCGCCCGGAAGAATTCGCCGAACTCGTCGCCTACATCGTCGGCAGCCGCTACATCAACGGCGAAACCATCCGCCTCGACGGTGCCGTGCGTCTCGCGCCGAAGTGA
- a CDS encoding sensor domain-containing protein — MTHRSGTGHTGLLERKAHALALPDALSLAADDPDLPDDVRALLARARDGLATACAEADAAALRYHALFDAVPDPVSILDADGIVLDLNRAGEQAYGRPRSDIVGQPIEVLNPDLPRDHLAPVWDAVHRGRTYVIEVTNMRGDGSRFPVEVHTAGFEHDGLPCLVAVARDLSERREAEVRYRELMDVMDRGIAIHDVSGRFVYGNAAALRLLGIRQGTSLGDMSNLGEWVAIAPDGDEMPWDALPPVRALRDGRIVESTLVGLYHCMRRELYWLMVTAVPQYPPGGDRPHQVLSLFSDVSALKRDSAMFDRVQALAHIGGWELDCGTDRLYLTAEAAQILDPRQPPPTMEALVGLLQLPDRTRLRDALGAAMLDAAGFDIELQGLRSDGSAFWVRAIGGPRQGDPATSRLTGTLQDIARDKHDEAILRAQARTDPLTGLLNRDAILCELEARMADPARAGVAVLYIDLDRFKFVNDALGHAAGDELLIAAAHRIGQAVGASGSIARFGGDEFLVVCDAGAGASHAERVANAILDAFGDGFRFDKEEFSITASIGIACAPEDGDRPQTLIQNADAAMYESKRRIRNGWQLFTPALAQTQQDRLRVETHLRRAIDNDEFHLVYQPQVDLRSRRVISAEALIRWRNRQLGEMRPDHFIDHAESTGDIVRIGAWVLREACRQIASWRDAGLGMVRVAVNVSYRQFLGDDLAVHVRDVLAEFALPGSALELEFTERVLIEDAPDTLRTFAALRDMGVQLSIDDFGEGYSGLNYLRRLPIHGLKLSQLFVGGVPGDRSDVAVCQAVAGIARSLGLGLVAEGIESEAQRRFLLDLGVTVGQGFLFAPGLSPDEFARRLHGAPGASI; from the coding sequence ATGACGCACCGATCGGGCACGGGACATACCGGACTGCTGGAGCGCAAGGCGCACGCGCTGGCCCTGCCCGATGCGCTGTCGCTGGCAGCCGACGATCCCGACCTGCCCGACGACGTCCGCGCTCTGCTCGCCCGCGCACGCGACGGCCTCGCGACTGCATGCGCCGAGGCCGATGCGGCGGCGCTGCGTTACCACGCACTCTTCGATGCGGTGCCCGATCCGGTCAGCATCCTCGACGCCGACGGCATCGTGCTCGACCTCAACCGCGCCGGCGAACAGGCCTATGGCCGGCCGCGGTCCGACATCGTCGGCCAACCGATCGAAGTGCTGAATCCGGACCTGCCGCGCGACCATCTCGCACCGGTCTGGGATGCCGTGCATCGCGGCCGCACCTACGTCATCGAAGTCACCAACATGCGCGGTGACGGCTCGCGGTTTCCGGTCGAGGTGCACACCGCGGGCTTCGAACACGACGGTCTGCCGTGCCTGGTCGCGGTGGCGCGCGATCTCAGCGAGCGCCGCGAGGCCGAGGTGCGTTACCGCGAACTGATGGACGTCATGGACCGCGGCATCGCGATCCACGATGTGTCCGGCCGTTTCGTCTACGGCAATGCCGCGGCGCTGCGCCTGCTCGGCATCCGCCAGGGCACCTCGCTCGGCGACATGTCCAACCTCGGCGAGTGGGTTGCGATCGCGCCCGACGGCGACGAGATGCCCTGGGACGCGCTGCCGCCGGTGCGGGCCTTGCGCGACGGCCGCATCGTCGAGAGCACGCTGGTCGGCCTGTATCACTGCATGCGCCGCGAGCTGTATTGGTTGATGGTCACCGCCGTGCCGCAGTACCCGCCGGGCGGCGACCGGCCGCACCAGGTGCTGTCGCTGTTCTCCGATGTCAGCGCGCTCAAGCGCGACAGCGCGATGTTCGATCGTGTGCAGGCGCTGGCGCACATCGGCGGCTGGGAACTCGATTGCGGCACCGACCGGCTGTATCTCACCGCCGAAGCCGCGCAGATCCTCGATCCCCGGCAGCCACCGCCGACGATGGAAGCGCTGGTCGGCCTGCTGCAGCTGCCAGACCGCACCCGGCTGCGCGATGCGCTCGGCGCGGCGATGCTTGATGCCGCCGGATTCGACATCGAATTGCAGGGCCTGCGCAGCGACGGCAGCGCGTTTTGGGTACGCGCGATCGGCGGACCGCGCCAGGGCGATCCGGCGACCTCGCGGCTGACCGGCACGCTGCAGGACATCGCGCGCGACAAGCACGACGAGGCGATCCTGCGGGCGCAGGCGCGCACCGATCCGCTGACCGGCCTGCTCAATCGCGACGCGATTTTGTGCGAGCTCGAGGCGCGCATGGCCGATCCCGCACGCGCCGGCGTGGCCGTGCTCTACATCGATCTCGACCGCTTCAAGTTCGTCAACGATGCGCTCGGCCATGCGGCCGGCGACGAGCTGCTGATCGCCGCCGCGCATCGCATCGGTCAGGCCGTCGGCGCGTCGGGCAGCATCGCCCGTTTCGGTGGCGACGAGTTCCTCGTGGTCTGCGATGCCGGCGCGGGCGCCAGTCATGCCGAGCGGGTCGCCAACGCGATCCTCGATGCCTTCGGCGACGGCTTCCGTTTCGACAAGGAAGAGTTCTCGATCACCGCGAGCATCGGCATCGCATGCGCGCCCGAAGACGGCGACCGGCCGCAGACGCTGATCCAGAACGCCGACGCGGCGATGTACGAGAGCAAGCGGCGCATCCGCAACGGCTGGCAGCTGTTCACGCCTGCGCTCGCGCAGACACAGCAGGACCGGTTGCGCGTGGAAACGCACCTGCGCCGCGCGATCGACAACGACGAATTCCATCTCGTCTACCAGCCGCAGGTCGACCTGCGCAGCCGGCGCGTGATCTCGGCCGAAGCGCTGATCCGCTGGCGCAACCGGCAGCTGGGCGAAATGCGGCCCGACCATTTCATCGACCACGCCGAGAGCACCGGTGACATCGTCCGCATCGGCGCCTGGGTGCTGCGCGAGGCCTGCCGGCAGATCGCGTCGTGGCGCGATGCCGGGCTCGGCATGGTGCGCGTCGCGGTGAACGTGTCCTACCGGCAGTTCCTCGGCGACGATCTCGCCGTGCACGTGCGCGACGTGCTCGCGGAATTCGCGTTGCCGGGCAGCGCGCTGGAACTCGAATTCACCGAGCGCGTGCTGATCGAGGACGCGCCCGACACGCTGCGCACGTTCGCCGCGCTGCGCGACATGGGCGTGCAGCTGAGCATCGACGATTTCGGCGAGGGCTACAGCGGCCTGAACTATCTGCGCCGGCTGCCGATCCACGGGCTCAAGCTCAGCCAGCTGTTCGTCGGCGGCGTGCCGGGCGACCGCTCGGACGTCGCCGTGTGCCAGGCGGTCGCCGGCATCGCGCGCAGTCTCGGCCTGGGTCTCGTCGCCGAGGGCATCGAGTCCGAAGCGCAGCGGCGGTTCCTGCTGGATCTCGGCGTCACGGTCGGCCAGGGCTTCCTGTTCGCGCCGGGGCTGTCGCCGGACGAATTCGCCCGGCGCCTGCATGGCGCGCCCGGCGCGTCCATCTGA
- a CDS encoding FeoA family protein, with product MNLCQLPRRTPALVEDIDTVGAVDPIARRLGELGFVPGEPVEVMAAGPFGGDPLLVQVGYTRFALRRSEAARVRVRVAPAA from the coding sequence GTGAACCTCTGCCAGCTGCCGCGCCGCACGCCTGCACTCGTCGAAGACATCGACACCGTCGGCGCCGTCGACCCCATCGCGCGCCGGCTCGGCGAACTCGGCTTCGTGCCGGGCGAGCCGGTCGAGGTCATGGCGGCCGGGCCGTTCGGCGGCGATCCGCTGCTGGTGCAGGTCGGCTACACCCGCTTCGCCCTGCGTCGCAGCGAAGCCGCGCGGGTGCGTGTGCGCGTGGCACCGGCGGCATGA
- the feoB gene encoding ferrous iron transporter B → MSTALAAPRFALVGNPNAGKTALFNLLTGSRQKVANYAGVTVERKEGRMHGPNGEGWALLDLPGAYSLQPASLDEAITRDLCRGFYPGEPAPDVLVCVVDATNLRLHLRFVLELRTLGVPMIVALNMADAAQRRGIGIDRAALEAKLGVPVVETVAIRRDGAQALLARLAEVAAHPKPPPAADDSGDLHAETRALLAAAVTMPRRTARIDDALDRWLLHPVFGLVALATIMFLIFQAVYAWATPMMDLIDAGTSALGAWVSTTFPPGPLTSLLADGIIAGLGGVIVFLPQILILFLFILALEESGYLPRAAFLLDRAMKGAGLSGRSFIPLLSSFACAIPGIMATRSIQDPRDRLATIMVAPLMTCSARLPVYALLIGAFIPQRTVWGVLNLQGLVLFALYLAGILSALAVSYVMKKWRRDKSEHALLLELPSYRLPHPRDLAIGLKERAMIFLKRVGGIILALTVLLWFLLSFPAPPDGATGAAIEYSFGGRIGHALAVLFAPLGFNWQICIALIPGLAAREVAVASLATVYALSTADDAAAAQALTPIITDGWSLATGLSLLVWFIYAPQCLSTWATIKRETGSWKLMALNAGYLFALAYLASLLTYQVARALGAG, encoded by the coding sequence ATGAGTACCGCGCTCGCGGCACCGCGCTTCGCCCTGGTCGGCAATCCCAATGCCGGCAAGACCGCGCTGTTCAATCTGCTGACCGGCAGCCGCCAGAAGGTGGCCAACTACGCCGGCGTGACCGTCGAGCGCAAGGAAGGCCGCATGCACGGGCCGAACGGGGAGGGCTGGGCGTTGCTCGATCTGCCGGGCGCCTACAGCCTGCAGCCGGCGAGTCTGGACGAGGCGATCACCCGCGACCTGTGCCGCGGCTTCTATCCCGGCGAGCCCGCGCCCGACGTGCTGGTGTGCGTGGTCGACGCGACCAACCTGCGCCTGCATCTGCGCTTCGTGCTGGAGCTGCGCACGCTGGGCGTGCCGATGATCGTGGCACTGAACATGGCCGACGCCGCGCAACGCCGCGGCATCGGTATCGACCGCGCGGCGCTGGAAGCGAAACTCGGCGTACCGGTCGTCGAGACCGTCGCGATCCGCCGCGATGGCGCGCAGGCCTTGCTGGCGCGACTGGCCGAAGTCGCCGCGCATCCGAAGCCGCCGCCGGCGGCGGATGACAGCGGCGATCTGCATGCCGAAACGCGTGCGTTGCTCGCGGCTGCAGTGACGATGCCGCGACGCACCGCGCGCATCGACGACGCGCTCGACCGCTGGCTGCTGCATCCGGTGTTCGGCCTGGTGGCGCTGGCGACGATCATGTTCCTGATCTTCCAGGCGGTGTACGCGTGGGCGACGCCGATGATGGATCTGATCGACGCCGGCACGTCCGCGCTCGGCGCGTGGGTGTCGACGACATTTCCGCCCGGGCCGCTGACCAGCCTGCTCGCCGACGGCATCATCGCCGGCCTCGGCGGCGTGATCGTGTTCCTGCCGCAGATCCTGATCCTGTTCCTCTTCATCCTCGCGCTCGAAGAATCCGGCTATCTGCCGCGCGCCGCCTTCCTGCTCGACCGGGCGATGAAGGGCGCGGGGCTGTCGGGACGCTCCTTCATTCCGCTGCTGTCGAGTTTCGCGTGCGCGATCCCCGGGATCATGGCGACGCGTTCGATCCAGGATCCGCGCGACCGGCTCGCGACGATCATGGTCGCGCCGCTGATGACCTGCTCGGCGCGGCTGCCGGTCTACGCGCTGCTGATCGGCGCGTTCATTCCGCAGCGCACTGTCTGGGGCGTGCTGAACCTGCAGGGCTTGGTGCTGTTCGCGTTGTATCTGGCCGGCATCCTCAGCGCGCTCGCGGTGTCGTACGTCATGAAGAAATGGCGGCGCGACAAGAGCGAGCATGCCTTGCTGCTCGAGCTGCCCTCGTACCGCCTGCCGCATCCGCGCGATCTCGCGATCGGGCTCAAGGAACGCGCGATGATCTTCCTCAAGCGCGTCGGCGGGATCATCCTCGCGCTGACGGTGCTGCTGTGGTTTCTGCTGTCGTTCCCGGCGCCACCGGACGGCGCGACCGGCGCGGCGATCGAGTACAGCTTCGGCGGCCGCATCGGTCATGCGCTCGCGGTGCTGTTCGCGCCGCTGGGCTTCAACTGGCAGATCTGCATCGCGCTGATTCCGGGCCTCGCTGCGCGAGAAGTCGCGGTCGCGTCGCTGGCGACGGTGTACGCGCTGTCGACCGCCGATGACGCCGCAGCTGCGCAGGCGCTCACGCCGATCATCACCGACGGCTGGTCGCTGGCCACCGGCCTGTCGCTGCTGGTGTGGTTCATCTATGCGCCGCAGTGTCTGTCGACGTGGGCGACGATCAAACGCGAAACCGGTTCGTGGAAACTGATGGCGCTCAACGCCGGCTATCTGTTCGCGCTGGCGTACCTCGCGTCGCTGCTGACCTACCAGGTCGCCCGCGCGCTGGGCGCAGGCTGA
- a CDS encoding DUF6587 family protein: MTAGLVLQYVVVALAVLLSAWVALKKQAPNAARRLRIALALPLMRDGRPAWMRAVGRRIAPVPIAANTCGGCDSCGPAQR; encoded by the coding sequence ATGACCGCCGGGCTGGTCCTGCAGTACGTCGTCGTGGCACTGGCCGTGCTGCTCAGCGCGTGGGTCGCGCTGAAGAAGCAGGCGCCGAATGCGGCGCGACGGCTGCGCATCGCGCTCGCGTTGCCGCTGATGCGTGATGGTCGGCCGGCGTGGATGCGCGCCGTGGGTCGGCGCATCGCACCGGTGCCGATCGCGGCGAATACATGCGGAGGCTGCGACAGCTGCGGTCCGGCCCAACGCTGA
- a CDS encoding bactofilin family protein — translation MAIFQQSGTVKKDSPAFGTDAPPPPAPARETPPPAVADFQTATPPAPPATTPAPAAAPTPAPRAAAPVSKESIIAADLTIEGKIEGTGDVRIAGRFKGDVNVQGNLTIEHGAKLNGGVRAQQVLVSGELEGNIESASLVELRDSAVLTGDLKAGSLTVASGSKIRGHIECGWGDVKPGPTPTGNAKDKAANDKSSD, via the coding sequence ATGGCCATTTTCCAGCAGTCCGGCACCGTCAAGAAGGATTCCCCCGCTTTCGGCACAGACGCTCCGCCGCCGCCCGCGCCGGCCCGCGAGACGCCGCCACCCGCCGTGGCGGATTTCCAGACCGCGACACCGCCTGCGCCGCCCGCCACCACGCCTGCACCAGCCGCAGCGCCGACGCCCGCGCCGCGTGCTGCAGCGCCGGTGAGCAAGGAATCGATCATCGCCGCCGACCTCACCATCGAGGGCAAGATCGAAGGTACGGGCGATGTGCGCATCGCCGGCCGCTTCAAGGGCGACGTCAACGTGCAGGGCAACCTGACCATCGAACACGGCGCCAAGCTCAACGGCGGCGTGCGTGCCCAGCAGGTGCTGGTGTCGGGCGAACTGGAAGGCAACATCGAATCGGCGTCGCTGGTCGAGCTGCGTGATTCGGCGGTGCTGACCGGTGACCTCAAGGCAGGCTCGCTGACGGTGGCGTCGGGCTCCAAGATCCGTGGCCACATCGAGTGCGGCTGGGGCGACGTCAAGCCCGGTCCGACGCCGACCGGCAACGCCAAGGACAAGGCCGCCAACGACAAGTCCAGCGACTGA
- a CDS encoding thiolase family protein produces the protein MTDIVIVGAKRTAIGSMLGQFTGVPTTTLGATAITAALEHAGVSPDLIDEAIIGCVLPAGLGQAPARQASRAAGIPDKAGCVTINKVCGSGMQAVMFGHDLIKAGTAKFVVAGGMESMTNAPHLLNGSRTGIRYGSTEMLDHMAWDGLTNPYDGKSMGVFGDVASHKYGFSREDLDAYAIESANRAKHAIESGAFKDEIVPVTVASRKGDVSFDTDEQPGRIQTDKIPTLRAAFGKDGVLTAASSSSISDGAAALVLTSSDEAAAHGLEPLARIVAHARHSQEPEWFTTAPVTAIRNVLEKAGWSIEDVDLFEVNEAFANVAMAPMKDLGIPHDRLNVNGGALALGHPIGASGARLIVTLIHALKARGLNRGVATLCIGGGEATAIAVQLA, from the coding sequence ATGACTGACATCGTCATCGTCGGCGCCAAGCGCACCGCCATCGGTTCCATGCTCGGCCAGTTCACCGGCGTTCCCACGACGACCCTCGGCGCGACCGCGATCACCGCCGCGCTCGAACACGCCGGCGTGTCGCCCGATCTCATCGACGAAGCCATCATCGGCTGCGTGTTGCCGGCCGGTCTGGGCCAGGCACCGGCGCGCCAGGCATCGCGCGCGGCAGGCATTCCGGACAAGGCTGGCTGCGTGACCATCAACAAGGTCTGCGGCTCGGGCATGCAGGCGGTGATGTTCGGCCACGATCTGATCAAGGCCGGCACCGCGAAGTTCGTCGTCGCCGGCGGCATGGAGTCGATGACCAACGCGCCGCACCTGCTCAACGGCTCGCGCACCGGCATCCGCTACGGCAGCACCGAGATGCTCGACCACATGGCGTGGGACGGCCTGACCAATCCCTACGACGGCAAGTCGATGGGCGTGTTCGGCGATGTCGCCAGCCACAAGTACGGCTTCAGCCGCGAGGATCTCGACGCCTACGCGATCGAAAGCGCGAACCGCGCCAAGCACGCGATCGAATCGGGCGCGTTCAAGGACGAAATCGTTCCGGTGACCGTGGCCTCGCGCAAGGGCGACGTGTCCTTTGATACCGACGAACAGCCGGGGCGCATCCAGACCGACAAGATCCCGACCCTGCGCGCCGCATTCGGCAAGGATGGCGTGCTGACCGCCGCCAGCTCGTCGAGCATTTCCGACGGTGCCGCGGCGCTGGTGCTGACCTCGTCCGACGAAGCCGCCGCGCACGGCCTCGAGCCGCTCGCGCGCATCGTCGCCCACGCCCGCCACTCGCAGGAGCCTGAGTGGTTCACCACCGCGCCGGTCACCGCGATCCGCAACGTGCTCGAGAAGGCCGGCTGGTCGATCGAAGACGTCGACTTGTTCGAGGTCAACGAAGCATTCGCCAACGTCGCGATGGCGCCGATGAAAGATCTCGGCATCCCGCATGACCGTCTCAACGTGAATGGAGGCGCACTGGCGCTCGGTCATCCGATCGGCGCGAGCGGTGCGCGCCTGATCGTCACGCTGATCCACGCACTCAAGGCGCGTGGCCTAAATCGCGGTGTGGCCACGCTTTGTATTGGTGGCGGCGAAGCGACGGCAATTGCCGTGCAATTGGCGTGA